The Bacteroidota bacterium genome window below encodes:
- the tsaB gene encoding tRNA (adenosine(37)-N6)-threonylcarbamoyltransferase complex dimerization subunit type 1 TsaB yields MALILNLETATKNCSVSLSNNGEIIALKELNSGGFSHAEKLHPFIEDVLNESNFCLEDIDAVSVSKGPGSYTGLRIGVSAAKGICFGNDIPLIAIPTLESLASSQKGKDYILVPMLDARRMEVYASIYNPDIVEIRKTEAEIIDENSYSEYLEKGKVLFFGDGAEKCKEIIKHENAEFIDGVFPSAKEMGEIAEKMFNENKFEDSAYFEPFYLKDFIATKSLKRG; encoded by the coding sequence ATGGCATTGATATTAAACCTCGAAACAGCAACAAAAAACTGTTCTGTCAGTTTATCGAATAATGGAGAAATAATTGCTCTAAAGGAATTGAATTCAGGAGGTTTTTCTCATGCCGAAAAACTTCACCCTTTTATAGAGGATGTTCTAAATGAAAGTAATTTTTGTCTTGAGGATATAGATGCTGTTTCGGTAAGTAAGGGCCCCGGTTCGTATACAGGTTTGCGTATTGGAGTTTCAGCTGCCAAAGGGATTTGTTTTGGCAATGATATCCCTTTAATAGCTATTCCAACATTAGAATCTCTGGCGAGCAGTCAAAAAGGGAAGGATTATATTTTAGTTCCTATGCTCGATGCCCGAAGGATGGAAGTTTATGCCAGTATTTATAACCCTGATATTGTAGAAATCAGAAAAACAGAAGCTGAGATTATAGACGAAAATTCATATTCCGAATATCTTGAGAAAGGTAAAGTCCTGTTTTTTGGAGACGGTGCCGAGAAGTGTAAGGAAATCATCAAACACGAAAATGCTGAATTTATTGATGGAGTTTTTCCTTCGGCAAAAGAGATGGGCGAAATAGCCGAAAAGATGTTCAACGAAAATAAATTTGAAGACAGTGCTTATTTCGAACCTTTTTACCTGAAAGATTTTATTGCTACAAAATCTCTTAAGCGAGGATGA
- a CDS encoding LytTR family DNA-binding domain-containing protein — protein MNSRCIIVDDEPLAIKVIEGFLSNIKTFDIVATFTNPMDALEIIQSGDIDVVFLDINLPLINGMELIKTLHNPPLIVITTAYREYAVESFELDVLDYLVKPIPFNRFMKAVNKINSALSNKTGSIEDNRDHIFINIDKKMVKIYLDEILYVESLKDYIKINTSTGKHVVHQTLTSFTDMLPPETFIRTHRSFTISIPKVEAVVGNTVEIEGNQIPIGRNYVQEVKGIILS, from the coding sequence ATGAACAGTCGCTGTATAATTGTGGATGACGAACCTTTGGCAATAAAGGTAATTGAAGGTTTCCTGTCGAATATCAAAACATTTGATATAGTAGCAACTTTCACAAATCCTATGGATGCTCTTGAAATAATACAGTCAGGTGATATTGATGTTGTATTTTTAGATATTAACCTGCCTCTGATCAACGGAATGGAACTGATTAAAACATTACATAATCCGCCGCTTATTGTAATCACAACAGCATACCGGGAATACGCCGTAGAAAGTTTTGAGCTGGATGTTTTGGATTATTTGGTTAAGCCGATTCCATTTAACAGGTTTATGAAAGCTGTTAATAAGATAAACTCTGCTTTATCGAATAAAACAGGGAGTATAGAAGATAACAGAGACCATATTTTTATTAATATAGATAAGAAAATGGTTAAAATTTATCTAGATGAGATTCTGTATGTTGAAAGTCTTAAAGATTATATTAAAATAAATACTTCGACAGGAAAGCACGTTGTACATCAAACTTTAACATCTTTTACAGATATGCTTCCCCCCGAAACATTTATCAGGACCCACAGATCCTTTACTATTTCAATTCCTAAAGTAGAAGCAGTAGTAGGTAATACAGTTGAGATTGAAGGGAATCAGATTCCTATCGGTCGAAATTATGTTCAGGAGGTTAAGGGTATTATTCTCAGTTAG